The Lujinxingia sediminis genome contains a region encoding:
- the pilB gene encoding type IV-A pilus assembly ATPase PilB: MSKERIGELLVRENLVSPSQLKQAQDRSKRDGSRLGYELTRLGFVEEGELTSFLSRHFGVPSVSLAEIEVPENIIQLIRKEVAVRHQCLPINRSGATLVVAMADPSNIYAIDDLKFMTGYNIEVVVASESAIEQAIYRYYGGEESAGIDYDAILGELDLDDVDYVEEEDAADVNDLARASEDAPVIRLVNHILVDAIKRGASDIHIEPYEKEFRVRFRVDGVLQEVMRPPLKLKNAITSRLKIMSNLDIAERRLPQDGRIKLKMGRNKEMDFRVSVLPTLFGEKVVMRLLDQSNLQLDMTKLGFDEKALKVFLDSIHRPYGMCLVTGPTGSGKTTTLYSALSDLNKVSENISTAEDPVEFNLAGINQCQMHESIGLNFAAALRSFLRQDPDIIMVGEIRDFETAEIAIKAALTGHMVLSTLHTNDAPSTISRLLNMGIEPFLVTASLNVVVAQRLARRICPDCKEVYNVPRETLVEMEVPEEWLDRPVYHGAGCSSCGETGYRGRVALYEVLGMNDAIKDYILQGYSTAELKAEAIRLGMNTLRRAGIIKMFEGVTTPEEVVRNSAPDR; encoded by the coding sequence ATGTCCAAAGAACGCATCGGAGAGCTGCTCGTCCGCGAGAATCTCGTCTCGCCATCTCAACTCAAGCAGGCCCAGGACCGCTCCAAGCGCGATGGCAGTCGCCTGGGATATGAGCTCACTCGCCTCGGATTTGTGGAAGAGGGCGAGCTGACCTCCTTTTTGAGCCGCCACTTCGGCGTGCCCTCGGTCAGCCTGGCCGAGATCGAGGTCCCCGAGAACATCATTCAGCTCATCCGCAAAGAAGTCGCGGTGCGCCACCAGTGTTTGCCCATCAACCGCAGCGGCGCCACGTTGGTGGTGGCGATGGCCGATCCGTCGAATATCTACGCCATCGACGACCTGAAGTTCATGACCGGCTACAACATCGAGGTGGTCGTCGCCAGCGAGTCGGCCATTGAGCAGGCCATCTATCGCTATTATGGCGGCGAGGAGAGCGCCGGGATCGACTACGACGCCATCCTCGGTGAGCTCGACCTCGACGACGTCGATTACGTCGAAGAAGAAGACGCCGCCGACGTCAACGATCTGGCCCGCGCCAGTGAAGACGCCCCGGTCATTCGACTGGTCAACCACATCCTGGTCGACGCCATCAAACGCGGCGCCAGCGACATCCACATCGAGCCCTACGAAAAAGAGTTCCGTGTGCGCTTCCGCGTCGACGGCGTGCTCCAGGAGGTGATGCGCCCTCCCCTTAAGCTCAAAAACGCCATCACCTCGCGCCTCAAGATCATGAGCAACCTGGACATCGCCGAGCGGCGACTTCCCCAGGACGGTCGTATCAAGCTGAAAATGGGCCGCAACAAAGAGATGGACTTCCGCGTCAGCGTCCTGCCGACCCTCTTTGGCGAAAAAGTCGTCATGCGACTGCTCGACCAATCCAACCTTCAGCTTGATATGACCAAGCTGGGCTTTGACGAAAAAGCCCTCAAAGTCTTCCTCGACTCCATTCACCGCCCCTACGGCATGTGCCTGGTCACCGGCCCGACCGGTTCCGGCAAAACGACCACGCTCTACTCCGCGCTCAGCGACCTCAACAAAGTCAGCGAAAACATCTCCACTGCCGAAGATCCGGTTGAGTTCAACCTCGCCGGCATCAACCAGTGTCAGATGCATGAGTCGATTGGCCTGAACTTCGCTGCCGCCCTGCGCTCCTTCTTGCGCCAGGACCCCGATATCATCATGGTCGGCGAGATCCGCGACTTCGAGACGGCCGAGATCGCCATTAAGGCCGCCCTCACCGGCCACATGGTGCTGAGCACGTTGCACACCAACGATGCGCCCAGCACGATCAGCCGACTGCTCAACATGGGCATTGAGCCCTTCCTGGTGACCGCCTCACTCAACGTGGTCGTCGCCCAGCGTCTGGCACGCCGGATCTGCCCCGACTGCAAAGAGGTCTACAACGTCCCGCGCGAAACGCTCGTCGAGATGGAGGTCCCCGAGGAGTGGCTCGACCGCCCGGTCTACCACGGCGCCGGATGCTCCTCCTGCGGCGAAACAGGCTACCGCGGCCGCGTCGCACTCTACGAGGTGCTCGGCATGAACGACGCCATCAAGGACTACATCCTGCAGGGCTACTCGACCGCCGAGCTTAAGGCTGAGGCGATTCGCTTAGGAATGAACACGCTTCGCCGCGCCGGCATCATCAAGATGTTCGAAGGCGTCACCACCCCCGAAGAGGTCGTGCGCAACAGCGCTCCGGACCGCTAA
- a CDS encoding type IV pilus twitching motility protein PilT: protein MANLHQLLKIMVDKNASDLHITVGAPPQLRIDGSLVPLKTSKLSPTETRQLCYSVLTDKQKQGFETDNELDLSFGVKGLSRFRGNIFMQRGAVAGVFRKIPFEILSFQQLGLPPVIGSFAEKPRGLVLVTGPTGSGKSTSLAALIDKINVEKRLHILTIEDPIEYLHPHKNCLVNQREVGADTGGFKSALRYVLRQDPDVVLIGELRDLETIEAALTISETGHLALGTLHTNGCVQTINRIIDVFPSHQQSQIRAQLSFVLEGVISQQLIPHASGRGRALATEVLVPTPAIRNLIREDKIHQIYSSMQVGQSRSFMQTMNQSLFLLIRDRQITVEDGLARSNDPEELRTMLEQGGAGNSGGGSGPRNRSSSIRYT, encoded by the coding sequence ATGGCTAACCTGCACCAGCTTCTGAAGATCATGGTCGATAAGAACGCCAGCGATCTTCACATCACCGTGGGAGCCCCTCCGCAGCTTCGCATCGACGGCTCGCTTGTGCCGCTCAAAACCTCGAAGCTCTCGCCAACCGAGACCCGTCAGCTCTGCTACAGCGTGCTTACCGACAAGCAGAAGCAGGGGTTTGAGACCGACAACGAGCTCGACCTCTCCTTTGGCGTCAAAGGGCTGAGCCGCTTCCGCGGGAACATCTTCATGCAGCGCGGCGCGGTCGCGGGTGTTTTTCGTAAGATCCCCTTTGAGATTCTGAGCTTCCAGCAGCTGGGCCTCCCCCCGGTCATCGGCTCCTTTGCCGAAAAGCCCCGGGGCCTGGTGCTTGTGACCGGCCCTACCGGCAGCGGTAAGTCCACATCGCTCGCCGCCCTTATCGACAAGATCAACGTCGAGAAGCGCCTGCACATCCTCACCATCGAAGATCCGATCGAGTATCTGCACCCGCATAAGAACTGCCTGGTTAACCAGCGCGAGGTCGGCGCGGACACCGGCGGGTTTAAAAGCGCGCTGCGCTATGTCCTTCGGCAGGACCCCGACGTCGTGCTCATCGGTGAGCTTCGTGACCTGGAGACGATCGAGGCTGCGCTGACCATCAGTGAGACCGGCCACCTGGCGCTGGGCACCCTGCATACCAACGGCTGCGTGCAGACGATCAACCGCATCATCGACGTCTTCCCCTCCCATCAACAGTCGCAGATCCGCGCCCAGCTCTCCTTTGTGCTCGAAGGCGTCATCAGCCAGCAGCTGATCCCGCACGCCTCCGGCCGCGGACGCGCGCTGGCCACCGAGGTGCTTGTGCCCACCCCGGCAATCCGCAACCTGATCCGCGAAGATAAGATCCACCAGATCTACAGTTCCATGCAGGTTGGCCAGTCGCGAAGCTTTATGCAGACGATGAATCAGTCTCTTTTCTTGCTTATCCGCGATCGACAAATCACAGTCGAAGATGGTCTGGCACGATCCAACGACCCTGAAGAACTCCGTACCATGCTTGAGCAGGGCGGCGCCGGAAACTCCGGTGGCGGCTCCGGCCCCCGTAACCGCAGCTCTTCAATCCGATACACCTGA